The following are from one region of the Edwardsiella tarda ATCC 15947 = NBRC 105688 genome:
- the ilvC gene encoding ketol-acid reductoisomerase has translation MTNYFNTLNLRQQLAQLGKCRFMAREEFADGVAALRGKKVVIVGCGAQGLNQGLNMRDSGLDVAYALRNEAIAERRDSYRRASEHGFVVGDYQTLIPQADLVINLTPDKQHSAVVRAVQPLMKQGAALGYSHGFNIVEVGEQIRPDITVVMVAPKCPGTEVREEYKRGFGVPTLIAVHPENDPRGEGMAIAKAWAVATGGDRAGVLESSFVAEVKSDLMGEQTILCGMLQTGSLLCYERLVADGADPAWAGKLIQFGWETITEALKQGGITLMMDRLSNPAKLRAHELAEQLKVLLAPLFAKHMDDIISGEFSRGMMADWAEDDRHLLTWRAQTGKSAFENAPPFSGKIDEQSYFDHGVLLVAMVKAGVELAFETMVASGIVAESAYYESLHELPLIANTIARKRLYEMNVVISDTAEYGNYLFANAAVPLLRQHVMTTLQAGDLGQALPVSAVDNATLRDVNQAIRQHPIEIVGERLRGYMTAMKRIAVAE, from the coding sequence ATGACGAACTATTTCAATACGCTGAATCTGCGCCAACAGCTGGCGCAACTGGGTAAATGTCGTTTCATGGCGCGAGAGGAGTTCGCCGATGGTGTCGCGGCACTGCGTGGTAAGAAGGTGGTGATCGTCGGTTGCGGCGCGCAGGGGTTGAATCAGGGCCTAAACATGCGCGATTCGGGGCTGGATGTCGCCTATGCCTTACGTAATGAGGCGATCGCCGAGCGGCGTGACTCTTATCGCCGCGCCAGCGAGCATGGCTTTGTCGTCGGCGACTATCAGACACTGATCCCGCAGGCCGACTTGGTGATTAACCTGACGCCGGATAAGCAGCACTCTGCCGTGGTGCGAGCGGTACAACCGTTGATGAAGCAGGGAGCGGCATTGGGGTATTCGCATGGCTTCAATATCGTCGAGGTGGGCGAGCAGATCCGCCCGGATATCACCGTGGTGATGGTGGCGCCTAAATGTCCAGGCACCGAGGTGCGTGAGGAGTATAAGCGCGGCTTCGGGGTACCGACCCTGATCGCGGTGCATCCAGAGAACGATCCGCGCGGGGAGGGGATGGCGATCGCCAAGGCGTGGGCGGTGGCGACCGGTGGTGATCGCGCCGGGGTACTGGAGTCGTCATTCGTGGCGGAGGTGAAGTCCGATCTGATGGGGGAGCAGACCATCCTGTGTGGCATGCTGCAAACCGGTTCGCTGTTGTGCTATGAGCGTCTGGTGGCGGATGGAGCCGATCCGGCCTGGGCGGGTAAGCTGATCCAGTTTGGCTGGGAGACCATTACCGAGGCCCTGAAGCAGGGGGGGATCACCCTGATGATGGATCGCCTCTCCAATCCGGCGAAGCTGCGTGCCCATGAGTTGGCCGAACAACTCAAGGTTCTGCTGGCGCCCCTGTTCGCCAAGCATATGGATGACATTATCTCCGGTGAGTTCTCCCGAGGCATGATGGCCGATTGGGCCGAGGATGACCGACATCTGCTGACCTGGCGGGCACAGACCGGCAAGAGTGCCTTCGAGAACGCCCCGCCGTTCAGCGGCAAGATTGATGAGCAGAGCTATTTTGATCACGGGGTGTTGCTGGTGGCGATGGTGAAGGCAGGCGTCGAACTGGCCTTTGAGACCATGGTGGCCTCCGGGATCGTCGCCGAGTCGGCTTATTATGAATCACTGCATGAGCTGCCGCTGATCGCCAACACCATCGCGCGTAAGCGTCTGTATGAAATGAATGTGGTGATTTCCGATACCGCCGAGTATGGCAATTACCTGTTCGCTAACGCGGCGGTTCCGCTGCTGCGCCAGCATGTTATGACGACGCTGCAGGCGGGTGATCTGGGTCAGGCGCTACCCGTCAGCGCGGTGGATAACGCCACCCTGCGTGACGTTAATCAGGCCATCCGTCAACATCCCATCGAGATCGTCGGAGAGCGTCTGCGCGGTTATATGACGGCAATGAAGCGCATTGCCGTGGCGGAGTGA
- the gppA gene encoding guanosine-5'-triphosphate,3'-diphosphate diphosphatase — protein sequence MGNCASLYAAIDLGSNSFHMLVVREMAGGIQTLARIKRKVRLAAGLNADNDLSLEAMQRGWQCLRLFAERLQDIPVDHIRVVATATLRIARNADVFVEQAQAILGRPVRIISGEEEARLIYQGVAHTTGGARQRLVVDIGGGSTELACGEGAKADVLFSLPMGCVTWLERYFSDRHLTRENFARAGEAAHAMIAPVRDTLLRHGWQACVGASGTVQALQEIMVAQGMDERITLSKLCQLRDRAIECGKLEELEIEGLTLERALVFPSGLAILIALFEALNIDSMTLSGGALREGLVYGMLALPVDSDVRTRTLHNIQRRFQVDERQADRVWQLAERLAQPLSQAWPLDSCAKTLLHAACLLHELGLSVDVRQAAQHAAYLVRHLDLPGFTPAQKKLLSTLLANQSGPLNLALFGQQNAVPLPTAQRLCRLLRLAIIFASQRNDGTLPSPQIDLEADEALRLTLPVGWLAEHPLRAESLQQESLWQGYVHWSLTIAEAPHH from the coding sequence ATGGGCAACTGCGCCTCGTTGTACGCCGCCATCGACTTAGGATCCAACAGCTTCCACATGCTGGTGGTACGGGAGATGGCGGGCGGTATCCAGACACTGGCACGCATCAAGCGTAAGGTACGTCTGGCCGCCGGGTTAAACGCCGACAATGATCTATCGCTCGAGGCCATGCAGCGGGGCTGGCAATGCCTCCGTCTGTTCGCCGAACGCCTACAGGATATTCCGGTCGACCATATTCGTGTGGTCGCGACGGCCACGCTACGCATCGCACGCAATGCCGACGTCTTCGTCGAACAGGCGCAGGCAATCCTCGGCAGGCCGGTGCGCATCATCAGTGGTGAGGAAGAGGCCCGACTGATCTATCAGGGGGTCGCTCATACCACCGGTGGGGCTCGGCAACGTCTGGTAGTCGATATCGGTGGCGGTAGCACCGAGCTGGCTTGTGGCGAAGGCGCCAAGGCCGATGTGCTATTCAGCCTACCGATGGGCTGTGTTACCTGGCTGGAACGTTACTTTAGCGATCGCCATCTGACGCGGGAGAACTTCGCCCGTGCCGGCGAGGCGGCACACGCCATGATCGCCCCGGTACGCGATACGCTATTGCGCCATGGCTGGCAGGCGTGTGTCGGGGCCTCCGGTACGGTACAGGCATTGCAAGAGATCATGGTCGCTCAGGGAATGGATGAGCGCATTACCCTAAGCAAACTGTGCCAACTGCGTGATCGCGCCATTGAGTGCGGCAAGCTGGAGGAGCTGGAGATCGAGGGGCTAACCTTAGAGCGTGCCCTGGTTTTCCCCAGCGGGCTCGCTATCTTGATTGCCCTATTCGAGGCGCTGAACATCGACAGCATGACCCTCTCCGGTGGCGCGCTGCGCGAAGGGTTGGTCTATGGCATGCTGGCCCTGCCGGTCGACAGTGATGTGCGCACCCGGACGCTGCATAACATCCAACGCCGCTTTCAGGTCGACGAGCGCCAAGCCGATCGGGTCTGGCAGTTAGCCGAGCGCCTGGCTCAACCGCTGAGTCAGGCATGGCCTCTGGATAGCTGCGCCAAGACGCTGCTACACGCGGCCTGTCTGCTACATGAGTTAGGACTTAGCGTCGATGTGCGTCAGGCGGCACAGCATGCCGCCTACCTGGTGCGTCATCTGGATCTCCCCGGTTTCACGCCGGCGCAGAAGAAGCTCCTGTCTACGCTGCTGGCTAACCAAAGCGGCCCGCTCAACCTGGCCCTATTCGGCCAGCAGAATGCCGTCCCCCTCCCCACCGCCCAGCGACTGTGCCGCCTGTTACGTCTAGCGATTATCTTCGCCAGTCAGCGTAACGATGGCACACTCCCCTCTCCCCAGATCGATCTGGAGGCGGATGAGGCGTTACGACTCACTCTGCCCGTAGGCTGGCTGGCCGAGCATCCGCTACGCGCCGAGAGCTTACAGCAGGAGAGTCTGTGGCAGGGGTATGTCCACTGGTCGCTAACGATCGCGGAAGCACCACACCACTAA
- the rhlB gene encoding ATP-dependent RNA helicase RhlB: MSKTHLTEQKFADFALHPMVIKALESKGFHSCTPIQALALPLAIAGRDVAGQAQTGTGKTLAFLASTFHYLLTHPAIAERKTNQPRALIMAPTRELAVQIHSDAEPLARETGLRLGLAYGGDGYDKQLKVLEQGVDILIGTTGRLIDYAKQGHVDLGAIQVVVLDEADRMFDLGFIKDIRWLFRRMPPVAQRLNMLFSATLSYRVRELAFEHMNNAEYVEVEPEQKTGHRIKEELFYPSNEEKMRLLQTLLEEEWPDRCIIFANTKHRCEDIWGHLAADGHRVGLLTGDVPQKKRLRILDDFTKGHIDILVATDVAARGLHIPAVTHVFNYDLPDDCEDYVHRIGRTGRAGASGNSISLACEEYVLNLPAIENYIGHSIPVSKYNSEALLTDLPAPKRLSRSRNAGGARRPGAPRRGNGAPRPNRKRTG, translated from the coding sequence ATGAGCAAAACACACTTGACTGAACAGAAGTTTGCCGACTTCGCCCTGCACCCGATGGTGATTAAAGCCCTTGAATCTAAAGGCTTTCACAGCTGCACGCCCATTCAAGCACTGGCATTGCCCCTGGCGATCGCCGGGCGTGATGTCGCGGGACAGGCGCAAACCGGCACCGGCAAGACGCTAGCATTTTTAGCGTCTACTTTTCATTATCTCCTGACACATCCAGCCATTGCCGAGCGCAAAACCAATCAGCCACGCGCGCTGATCATGGCGCCGACACGTGAGTTGGCCGTCCAGATCCACTCCGATGCCGAGCCGTTAGCCCGCGAGACCGGCCTCCGTCTGGGGCTAGCCTACGGTGGTGATGGTTATGACAAGCAGCTAAAGGTGCTCGAGCAGGGTGTCGATATCCTGATCGGAACGACGGGGCGTCTGATCGACTATGCCAAACAGGGTCATGTCGATCTCGGAGCCATTCAGGTTGTGGTGCTTGATGAGGCCGACCGGATGTTCGATCTGGGCTTCATTAAAGATATTCGTTGGCTGTTCCGCCGCATGCCACCGGTCGCCCAGCGTCTTAATATGCTGTTCTCGGCAACGCTCTCTTACCGAGTTCGTGAGCTGGCGTTCGAGCACATGAATAATGCCGAATACGTCGAGGTCGAACCGGAGCAGAAGACCGGCCATCGTATTAAAGAAGAGCTGTTCTACCCCTCCAACGAAGAGAAGATGCGTCTGCTGCAAACGCTGTTGGAGGAGGAGTGGCCGGATCGTTGCATCATTTTCGCCAACACCAAACACCGTTGTGAAGATATTTGGGGCCATCTGGCCGCCGACGGTCACCGTGTCGGCCTGTTGACCGGCGATGTGCCACAGAAGAAGCGCCTGCGTATTCTGGATGACTTCACCAAAGGGCACATCGATATTCTGGTCGCAACCGATGTCGCCGCGCGTGGTCTCCATATTCCAGCCGTGACTCATGTGTTTAACTACGATCTACCGGACGATTGCGAGGACTATGTACATCGCATTGGCCGTACGGGTCGCGCAGGCGCCAGCGGTAACTCCATCAGCCTGGCCTGCGAAGAGTATGTTTTGAATCTGCCGGCTATCGAGAACTATATCGGTCACTCGATCCCCGTCAGCAAATACAACAGCGAAGCCCTGCTCACGGATCTGCCAGCGCCGAAACGCCTGAGCCGTAGCCGTAACGCTGGCGGCGCTCGTCGCCCTGGTGCGCCGCGTCGTGGCAATGGCGCTCCGCGCCCTAACCGTAAACGCACGGGTTAA
- the rep gene encoding DNA helicase Rep — MRLNPGQQQAVEYVTGPCLVLAGAGSGKTRVITNKIAHLIRVCGYPARQIAAVTFTNKAAREMKERVAQTLGRKEARGLMISTFHTLGLEIIKREYKALAMKPNFSLFDDQDQLALLSDLTERWLEKDKTQLQQLIATISNWKNDLIDPSQAAALARSPRDRLFADCYALYDAQLKSCNVLDFDDLILLPTLLLRRDQTVRERWQQRIRYLLVDEYQDTNTSQYELVKLLVGSRARFTVVGDDDQSIYSWRGARPQNLVLLKEDFPALRVVKLEQNYRSSQRILKAANILIANNPHVFEKRLFSELGYGEPLKVITANNEEHEAERVVGELIAHHFINKTAYSDYAILYRGNHQSRVFEKMLMQNRIPYKISGGTSFFSRAEIKDLLSYLRVLTNPDDDSAFLRIVNTPRREIGPATLQKLGEWANQRGISLFRASFDVGLEQTLKGPRLASLQHFTHWLAEIAALCERDATAAVRDLIHGIDYESWLFETSASPRAAEMRMKNVNQLFSWMTEMLQGNDLDEPMTLTQVVNRFTLRDMMERGESEEEADQVQLMTLHASKGLEFPYVYLVGMEEGILPHQSSIDEENVDEERRLAYVGITRAQRELVFTLCRERRQYGELVRPEPSRFLLELPQDDLLWESARKVVSPEERMQRGKSHLANLKAQLARAKSS; from the coding sequence ATGCGTTTAAATCCCGGTCAGCAGCAGGCCGTCGAATATGTTACAGGCCCCTGTCTGGTCCTCGCCGGTGCCGGATCCGGTAAGACGCGAGTGATCACCAATAAGATCGCTCATCTGATCCGGGTGTGTGGCTATCCCGCCCGCCAGATCGCCGCCGTTACCTTTACCAATAAGGCGGCGCGCGAGATGAAGGAGCGTGTGGCGCAGACTCTGGGGCGCAAAGAGGCGCGCGGTCTGATGATCTCGACCTTCCATACCCTGGGGCTGGAGATCATCAAGCGTGAATATAAGGCGCTGGCGATGAAGCCCAACTTCTCGCTCTTCGACGATCAGGACCAACTGGCGCTGTTGAGCGATTTGACCGAGCGTTGGCTGGAGAAGGATAAGACCCAGCTACAACAACTGATCGCCACGATCTCCAACTGGAAGAATGATCTGATCGATCCGAGTCAGGCGGCCGCACTGGCGCGTTCACCGCGAGATCGCCTATTCGCCGACTGCTATGCGTTGTATGACGCGCAACTGAAGTCTTGCAATGTGCTCGACTTCGATGATCTGATCCTGTTGCCGACGCTGCTATTACGGCGTGACCAGACGGTGCGGGAGCGTTGGCAGCAGCGTATCCGCTACCTGCTGGTTGATGAATATCAGGATACGAACACCAGTCAATATGAGTTGGTCAAGCTGCTGGTCGGCAGCCGCGCCCGCTTTACTGTGGTCGGTGACGACGACCAATCTATCTACTCCTGGCGCGGCGCCCGTCCACAGAATCTGGTGTTGCTGAAGGAGGACTTCCCGGCGTTACGGGTGGTCAAGCTGGAGCAGAACTATCGCTCCTCGCAACGCATCCTCAAGGCGGCCAATATTTTGATCGCCAATAACCCGCATGTGTTTGAGAAAAGGCTTTTTTCCGAGCTTGGTTATGGGGAACCGCTTAAGGTGATCACGGCCAACAACGAGGAGCACGAGGCGGAGCGGGTCGTCGGCGAGCTGATCGCTCACCACTTTATTAATAAGACCGCCTATAGCGACTACGCCATCCTTTACCGTGGTAACCATCAGTCGCGGGTGTTTGAAAAGATGCTGATGCAAAACCGCATCCCTTACAAGATTTCCGGCGGTACCTCCTTCTTCTCCCGGGCAGAGATTAAGGATCTGCTCTCCTATCTGCGGGTGCTCACCAACCCAGACGATGACAGCGCCTTCCTGCGCATCGTCAATACGCCTCGGCGTGAGATCGGTCCGGCAACCCTACAAAAGCTGGGCGAGTGGGCGAATCAGCGTGGTATCAGCTTGTTTCGTGCCAGCTTCGATGTCGGGCTGGAGCAGACTCTGAAGGGGCCGCGGTTGGCATCGTTACAACATTTCACCCATTGGTTGGCGGAGATTGCCGCGTTGTGCGAACGTGACGCGACGGCGGCGGTACGCGATCTGATCCATGGCATTGACTACGAAAGCTGGCTGTTTGAGACCTCGGCTAGCCCGCGGGCGGCCGAGATGCGGATGAAGAACGTCAATCAGTTATTCAGTTGGATGACCGAGATGTTGCAAGGCAACGATCTGGATGAGCCGATGACCCTGACGCAAGTCGTCAACCGCTTTACCTTGCGTGACATGATGGAGCGGGGAGAGTCTGAAGAGGAGGCCGATCAGGTGCAATTGATGACACTGCACGCCTCTAAGGGATTGGAGTTTCCCTACGTCTACCTGGTTGGCATGGAGGAAGGGATACTACCGCATCAGAGTAGCATCGATGAGGAGAATGTCGATGAAGAGCGGCGTCTGGCCTACGTCGGCATCACTCGGGCGCAGAGGGAGCTGGTATTCACGTTGTGTCGCGAACGGCGCCAGTATGGCGAGTTGGTGCGTCCAGAGCCGAGCCGCTTCCTACTGGAGCTGCCGCAGGATGATCTGCTGTGGGAGAGCGCACGTAAGGTGGTGAGCCCCGAGGAGCGAATGCAGCGAGGGAAGTCGCATTTAGCCAATCTGAAAGCGCAGTTGGCGCGAGCGAAGTCATCCTAA
- the ppiC gene encoding peptidylprolyl isomerase PpiC, which produces MARSAAALHILVDSQTEAEALLQKLRRGANFQALARRHSRCPSKRQGGDLGEFRRGSMVPEFDRAVFSSPLLTPVGPVKTRFGYHIIKVLYRN; this is translated from the coding sequence ATGGCCCGAAGCGCCGCCGCCCTGCACATCCTGGTCGATAGCCAGACCGAGGCCGAGGCCCTGCTGCAAAAATTACGGCGAGGAGCGAACTTCCAGGCGCTGGCACGCCGTCATTCGCGCTGCCCCTCGAAGCGCCAGGGGGGCGATCTCGGTGAATTTCGTCGGGGGAGCATGGTGCCCGAGTTTGACCGCGCCGTCTTCAGCAGCCCACTGCTGACGCCAGTCGGCCCGGTCAAGACCCGTTTCGGCTACCACATCATCAAGGTGCTGTATCGCAACTAA
- the trxA gene encoding thioredoxin TrxA, whose protein sequence is MSDKIVHLSDSGFEADVLKAEGPILVDFWAEWCGPCKMIAPILDEIAAEYAGKLTIAKLNIDENPATAPKYGIRGIPTLLLFKDGAVAATKVGALSKTQLKEFLDANL, encoded by the coding sequence ATGAGCGATAAAATTGTTCACCTGAGCGACAGTGGCTTCGAAGCTGATGTACTGAAGGCAGAAGGTCCGATTCTGGTTGATTTTTGGGCTGAATGGTGCGGTCCGTGCAAGATGATTGCTCCGATCCTGGATGAAATCGCCGCCGAGTACGCGGGCAAGTTGACCATTGCTAAGCTGAATATCGATGAGAACCCGGCGACTGCGCCGAAGTATGGCATTCGCGGTATTCCGACCCTGCTGTTGTTCAAAGATGGAGCGGTTGCCGCCACTAAAGTGGGCGCCCTGTCCAAGACTCAACTGAAAGAGTTCCTGGACGCTAACCTGTAA
- the ilvA gene encoding threonine ammonia-lyase, biosynthetic: MSETQPLSSAPDGAEYLRAVLRAPVYEVAQVTPLQAMEKLSARLDNHILVKREDRQPVHSFKLRGAYAMIAGLSAAQRERGVITASAGNHAQGVALSAAKLGMAATIVMPRATADIKVDAVRGFGGRVVLHGANFDEAKAHALQLAQESGLTFIPPFDHPAVIAGQGTLALELLQQDAHLDRIFVPVGGGGLAAGVAVLIKQLMPQVQVIGVEARDSACLRAALDAGRPVELERVGLFAEGVAVKRIGDETFRLCQRYLDDVITVDSDAICAAVKDLFEDVRAVAEPSGALALAGLKQYVQRHAIRGEHLAHVLSGANLNFHGLRYVSERCELGEQREALLAVTIPERKGSFLAFCQLLGGRAVTEFNYRYADADQACIFVGVRLTNGQREREEIVASLRGGGYQVMDLSDDEMAKLHVRYMVGGRPSKPLQERLYSFEFPEAPGALLKFLQTLGTHWNISLFHYRSHGTDFGRVLAAFECSDRDASFAARLMELGYECHDESANPAFRFFLQG, encoded by the coding sequence ATGAGTGAGACACAACCGCTATCCTCGGCACCGGATGGCGCCGAGTATCTCCGTGCGGTGCTGCGCGCCCCGGTGTATGAGGTGGCACAGGTGACACCACTGCAGGCGATGGAAAAACTCTCTGCCCGCCTGGATAACCACATTCTCGTGAAGCGCGAAGATCGCCAGCCGGTGCATAGCTTCAAGTTACGCGGTGCCTACGCGATGATCGCCGGGTTGAGCGCGGCGCAGCGTGAACGCGGGGTGATCACCGCATCGGCCGGGAATCATGCCCAGGGGGTGGCGCTGTCGGCGGCCAAATTGGGCATGGCGGCTACCATCGTCATGCCGCGGGCGACGGCGGATATCAAGGTGGATGCGGTGCGTGGTTTTGGTGGCCGAGTGGTGTTACACGGTGCCAACTTTGACGAGGCTAAGGCGCATGCGCTGCAGTTAGCGCAGGAGAGTGGACTGACCTTTATTCCCCCCTTCGACCATCCGGCGGTGATCGCTGGCCAGGGCACGCTGGCGCTTGAGCTACTGCAGCAGGATGCCCACCTTGACCGCATCTTCGTTCCGGTGGGCGGCGGGGGACTGGCTGCCGGGGTGGCGGTGCTGATTAAACAGCTGATGCCGCAAGTGCAGGTGATCGGTGTGGAGGCGCGTGATTCTGCTTGCCTACGAGCGGCATTGGATGCGGGTCGACCGGTCGAGCTGGAACGGGTTGGCCTATTCGCCGAAGGCGTGGCGGTGAAGCGTATCGGTGATGAGACATTCCGCCTGTGTCAGCGCTACTTGGATGATGTGATCACGGTGGATAGCGACGCGATTTGTGCCGCGGTGAAGGATCTGTTTGAGGATGTCAGGGCGGTAGCGGAACCCTCCGGTGCGTTGGCGTTGGCTGGCCTGAAGCAGTATGTCCAGCGTCACGCTATTCGTGGCGAGCACCTGGCTCATGTGCTGTCTGGTGCCAATCTGAACTTTCACGGCCTGCGCTATGTCTCCGAGCGCTGTGAGTTAGGCGAGCAGCGTGAGGCCTTGCTGGCGGTGACCATCCCCGAGCGTAAGGGGAGCTTCTTGGCCTTCTGCCAGTTATTGGGCGGGCGCGCGGTGACCGAGTTCAACTACCGCTATGCCGATGCCGATCAGGCCTGCATCTTTGTCGGGGTGCGATTGACCAACGGCCAACGCGAGCGCGAGGAGATCGTGGCTTCACTGCGCGGCGGCGGTTACCAGGTGATGGATCTCTCCGATGATGAGATGGCCAAGCTGCATGTGCGCTATATGGTTGGCGGCCGGCCGAGTAAACCGTTGCAGGAGCGGCTCTACAGCTTCGAGTTCCCCGAGGCACCGGGTGCGTTGCTCAAGTTTCTGCAAACTCTGGGCACCCACTGGAATATCTCGCTGTTTCACTATCGTAGCCACGGCACCGACTTCGGACGGGTATTGGCGGCCTTCGAGTGCTCGGACCGTGACGCCAGCTTCGCGGCGCGTCTCATGGAATTAGGCTACGAGTGCCACGACGAGAGCGCTAATCCGGCCTTTCGTTTCTTCTTGCAAGGCTAG
- the rho gene encoding transcription termination factor Rho, producing the protein MNLTELKNTPVSELITLGESMGLENLARMRKQDIIFAILKQHAKSGEDIFGDGVLEILQDGFGFLRSADSSYLAGPDDIYVSPSQIRRFNLRTGDTISGKIRPPKEGERYFALLKVNEVNYDKPENARSKILFENLTPLHANSRLRMERGNGSTEDLTARVLDLASPIGRGQRGLIVAPPKAGKTMLLQNIAQSIAYNHPDCVLMVLLIDERPEEVTEMQRLVKGEVVASTFDEPASRHVQVAEMVIEKAKRLVEHKKDVIILLDSITRLARAYNTVVPASGKVLTGGVDANALHRPKRFFGAARNVEEGGSLTIIATALIDTGSKMDEVIYEEFKGTGNMELHLSRKIAEKRVFPAIDYNRSGTRKEELLTTPEELQKMWILRKIIHPMGEIDAMEFLINKLAMTKTNDEFFDMMKRS; encoded by the coding sequence ATGAATCTTACCGAATTAAAGAATACGCCAGTTTCTGAGTTGATTACGCTTGGCGAGAGCATGGGGCTGGAAAACCTGGCGCGCATGCGGAAGCAGGATATTATCTTTGCCATCCTTAAGCAGCATGCCAAAAGTGGCGAAGATATTTTTGGCGATGGTGTGCTGGAGATCCTCCAGGATGGATTTGGTTTCCTCCGCTCCGCAGACAGTTCCTACCTCGCCGGTCCCGATGATATCTACGTTTCTCCTAGCCAAATCCGTCGTTTTAACCTCCGTACAGGCGATACCATTTCCGGTAAAATTCGTCCGCCGAAAGAGGGTGAGCGTTATTTTGCGTTGTTGAAGGTTAACGAAGTTAACTACGATAAGCCGGAGAATGCTCGCAGCAAGATCCTGTTTGAAAACTTGACTCCGTTGCATGCCAACTCTCGTCTGCGCATGGAGCGTGGTAACGGCTCTACCGAAGACTTGACCGCACGCGTGCTGGATCTGGCCTCGCCGATCGGTCGTGGTCAGCGTGGCTTGATCGTGGCGCCGCCGAAAGCCGGTAAGACCATGTTGCTGCAAAACATCGCCCAGAGCATCGCTTACAACCATCCAGACTGCGTGCTGATGGTGCTGTTGATCGACGAACGCCCGGAAGAGGTGACGGAGATGCAGCGTCTGGTGAAGGGCGAAGTGGTCGCCTCTACCTTCGATGAGCCGGCTTCGCGTCACGTGCAGGTTGCCGAGATGGTGATCGAAAAGGCGAAGCGCTTAGTCGAGCACAAGAAAGACGTTATCATTCTATTGGACTCCATCACTCGTCTGGCGCGTGCCTATAACACCGTGGTTCCGGCCTCAGGTAAGGTCTTGACCGGTGGTGTGGATGCCAATGCGTTGCATCGTCCGAAGCGTTTCTTTGGCGCGGCTCGTAACGTGGAAGAGGGCGGGAGCCTGACCATTATCGCTACGGCGCTGATCGATACCGGTTCTAAGATGGACGAAGTGATCTACGAAGAGTTTAAGGGCACCGGTAACATGGAGTTACATCTGTCCCGTAAGATCGCGGAAAAACGTGTCTTCCCGGCGATCGATTACAACCGCTCCGGTACCCGTAAGGAAGAGCTGCTGACCACACCAGAAGAACTGCAGAAAATGTGGATCCTGCGCAAGATTATTCACCCGATGGGGGAAATCGATGCGATGGAGTTTCTCATTAATAAGTTGGCAATGACGAAAACCAACGATGAATTCTTCGATATGATGAAACGCTCTTAA
- the ilvY gene encoding HTH-type transcriptional activator IlvY: MDIRDLKLFLQLADSRHFARTAATMHVSPSTLSRQIQRLEEELGQPLLLRDNRDVRLTAAGEQLQDFARQTLLHYRQLRSGLDRHGLALSGELHLFCSVTAAYSHFPPILDRFRAHHPQVDIRLTTGDAADAVDKVQGGAADLAIAGRPQTLPNSLAFYPIGEIPLRLIAPALPCPVRDDVQCTQPDWAQIPFILPQHGPARQRIDQWFRRRRIHTPRIYATVAGHEAIVSMVALGCGIALLPEVVIANSPESMRARIITLENRVAIDPFELGVCVQHKRLREPPIAAFWSLLAETASR; encoded by the coding sequence ATGGATATCCGCGATCTCAAATTATTTCTGCAACTGGCCGATAGCCGTCACTTCGCCCGTACCGCCGCGACGATGCACGTCAGTCCCTCGACGCTGTCACGCCAGATACAACGTCTGGAGGAAGAGCTGGGACAACCGCTGTTGTTGCGCGATAACCGTGATGTCCGCCTGACGGCGGCCGGGGAGCAACTGCAAGACTTTGCCCGTCAGACCCTGCTGCACTACCGCCAGCTACGCAGCGGACTCGATCGTCACGGTCTCGCCTTGAGTGGCGAGCTGCATCTGTTCTGCTCGGTCACCGCCGCCTACAGCCATTTTCCACCGATCCTCGACCGTTTTCGCGCCCATCACCCTCAGGTCGATATCCGCCTGACTACCGGTGATGCCGCCGACGCCGTCGATAAGGTGCAAGGCGGCGCGGCAGATCTGGCTATTGCCGGGCGGCCACAAACGCTACCCAATAGCCTGGCGTTCTACCCCATCGGCGAGATCCCACTGCGTCTTATCGCACCCGCGTTGCCCTGCCCGGTACGCGACGATGTACAATGCACGCAGCCCGACTGGGCGCAGATTCCGTTTATCCTGCCGCAACATGGCCCGGCGCGGCAGCGCATCGATCAATGGTTTCGCCGCCGACGCATCCATACCCCGCGCATCTACGCTACGGTGGCCGGTCACGAGGCCATTGTCTCCATGGTCGCCCTGGGCTGCGGCATCGCCCTGCTACCCGAGGTGGTGATCGCTAACAGCCCGGAGAGCATGCGTGCGCGCATCATCACGCTAGAGAATCGCGTCGCCATCGATCCCTTCGAGCTGGGCGTCTGTGTGCAACACAAACGCCTACGCGAACCGCCGATCGCCGCCTTCTGGTCATTGCTGGCCGAGACGGCGAGCCGCTGA